The sequence GAGATCGTGCTGGCCACCGACAGCGGGAATGCCGCCACATTGCTTGCGCCGCTGGCAGACATCAGCGTGCTGCAGGCGCTGAACCATGAGCCGATCACGACCTGCTATCTGCAATATCCTCCCGACCGACGTCTGCCCGAGCCATTCCATGCCCTCGTCGATGATCCTCAACAGCAGCACTGGGGTCAGTTCGTCTTCGATCGCGGTCAGCTCGATGCCCGCCATGACGGCCTGTTTGCTGTCGTGGTCAGTGCCTCGACCGAGGCCATTGCGGCCGGCCAGACCACGCTGGCAGCGGCGATCGCGCAGCAACTGGCGCAGGCGTTTTCCCGTCCCGAACTGACAGTGCCGATATGGAGCCAGGTGATTTCCGAAAAACGTGCCACGTTCAGTTGCACACCCGGCTTGCTACGCCCGGATAACCGAACCGCATTCGCCAACCTGATGCTGGCCGGTGATTACACTGCCAGTGCGTATCCATCCACGATCGAATCCGCCGTACGCAGTGGCGTGGCCGCCGCCGGGGCGTTGCTGGCACGCGACTAATGGCCGCCAGCAGGCCTGCCCTCTACTAGCTTGCAGGCGACGTCTTCGCGACGCGTCTAGCCCCTTCTTCTCTTTTGAGTTCATTTGTTGATTGTCAAGGAATGCGGTCATCTGCCGCATACACTTTTCGCATGTTTTGGCCTTGCATCAAGTAGTCCGTCATGCACGCGGACAGGAGCCAAAGCCCGTCCTATCAAAAAATACTCAGGGAAGCGCACACATGCACCAACACTCCGATGCTGTCCGGGTCTTATTTGCGCGCGCGCTCATTGTGCTCGCAGCACTGCTGATCGCCTTGCCATTGCAGGCACAAACGACATCCTCACCAGCGAACGACACACCGTCTCCTGTTCAGATCGAGATTCCGAGCACAGCGCAGCTCGGTGCGGTCACTGATGGTCCGGTTGGGCTGACTCTGCCAGAGTCGCAAGATCCGGGACGGCTCGAAGGCGGTATCGCCCAGGTCGACAATCTTGACAACTTGCCCGCTCGCACGATCAACATCGGCGACGCCATGCCAACCCTGAGCGACAGGCCGCTCGTCGCGATGATGGCGGCATTGCTGTTCATGATCGTGCTGATCATGGCGCTGTACGGCGTTCGCCATTTCATCTTCACGATCAGCAGACTGTTTGGAAAGCAACGCCATCCTTACATCGATATCGACCAGGCGGACTGGCCGATGATTACGGTATTCATCGCTGCCCACAACGAAGAAAAAGTCATTGCCGGCTGCATCGAAGCACTCCTCGACACCAACTATCCGGCCGACCGGCTCAAAATCGTACCGGTCAACGACCGCTCGCTGGACCGTACCCGTGAAATTATTGACGGTTATGTTGCGCGCTATCCCGGACGCATCACGCCATTCCACCGACTGACCGGCAAGGCCGGCAAAGCCGCTGCACTGAAGGATGCACTGGCCTATGTCGAAGGCGACATCGTCATCATCTTCGATGCCGATTACGTCCCCGGTCGCGGCTTGCTCAAACAACTGGTGGCACCTTTTTTTGACCCCGAGGTCGGTGCCGTGATGGGTCGGGTCGTGCCGATGAACGCCGGTACCAACCTGCTCACCCGCATGCTGGACCTCGAACGTGCGGGCGGCTACCAGGTCGATCAGCAAGCCCGCATGAACTTGCGCCTGTTGCCACAATATGGCGGCACCGTCGGCGGGGTGCGCTGCTCTGCCGTGCACGCAGTCGGTGGCTGGCACGACGACATCCTCGCCGAGGATACCGACATTACCTACCGCCTGATGCTCAACGGCTGGAAGACGGTCTACACCAACCGCTCCGAATGCTACGAAGAAGTCCCTGAGGACTGGGGCGTACGCATCAAGCAAGTCAAGCGCTGGTCCAAAGGGCATAACCAGGTCATGGTGCGGTACTGGTACAGCTTCCTCACCAGTCCGTATCTGAGCTTGCGCGAGCGTGTTGACGGCATGCTGTTGCTGCTGGTTTTTATCGTTCCGCTGCTACTGCTGTGCGGCTGGTTCATCGTCCTGGCCTTGTACTTCGCCAATGCCGGCTCGCTGCTCAATCGACTGATCCCCGCCTTTGCCTTGATGACCTTCAGCACGCTCGGTAATTTCGCCGCCTTTTTTGAAATCGCGATCGCGGTGCTACTCGACGGTAATCGCAAGCGCTTGCGCCTGCTGCCATTCAATCTACTGTGTTTCTTCATTAGCCTGTTTGCCATCTCCCACGCCTCATGGAGCCTGTTCGTTGACTGGCTCTTCAAGCGTGAAATGGTGTGGGACAAGACCGTTCGCTACCGCCAACCACCGGTGCCTTGATCATGAATTCCACTCTCGCCCTATTGCTTTTCTGCCTGTTGTGTCTCGCCATGCTCATGCTGCCGTTCATCCCTGCAGTCAGTGAATGGCGCACTCCCAGAGATCATTCGCCGCTGCCGATTTCACGTCAGTACGCCAATGAAATCGACTATTTCACACATCAATTTCGCAACGACGCACTTGCTGACATCGCCGGCGCGCGCGCCGACGGCAAATTCGATTACGTCAATGGCCCGCCGGAACAAATGTCCTGGATGGATGGCACCCGGCCGCTGATCGGACTAGAGGTAGTCCACTCCGCTGCCGGGATTCGCTGCAACCGGCCACTTTATTTGCATGCCGATCTCGACTGCGGTGACAACAGCAGCCTGACCAGTGTCCTGTCAAACGGAACGATACAGCTCGGCAGTAACGGCGAAATCCTTGAATGGGGTCATGCCGACGGATCGATCACGCTTGGTGCGGGGTGTGTCGCGTTGCGTCGACTGTCCTCGGAAGTGAGCATCGAACTCGGCGGCCGCTGCTGCTTCGAAAGGCTCAGTGCGCCAACGATACGCCTGGGAAAAACAACGGCAACGGCACCAAAAAAACTGGTCAGCCATATGCCGGCCAGCCTCAATGATTTGCCCGGCGCGATACGCCGGACCGACACGCTCACCCTGGTCAAAGGAAACTGCCGACTGGCCGATGGCCATCACTACACCGGATCGCTCATTGTCACCGGCAATCTCACCATCGGTCATCACACAGTCGTCAACGGTAACGTCAAGGTGCGCAATGCGGTACAGGTCGGCCGATCTGCCTGCATTACCGGGTCTCTGATCTGTGAAAACCGTATCGATCTGCGCGACAACGCTACCGTTGCCGGACCGCTGATCTCCGAAACCGACATCGTTCTCGGTAGTGGCACCACCATAGGACGCGTCGATGCGCCCACCACAATCAGTGCCGACAATCTAGTCGCAAAAACCGGCGCGATTGTGCATGGTGCCATCTGGGCAAGGAAAGTCGGCGTCGTGTGGGAGCCATGATCCGTCGCTGGCTGATATCTGCGCTGCTGTTGCCATTTCTGTCGTCGCCGATCGTATTGCAGGCAGCACCGGGATTGGAGTTGAGGGGATTTGCGGAAGGATCGGGGGCCATCATGATCCTCGAAACGGGGAGCGTCATTGATCCGTATTTCACGCTGCAGGCGTTGTTGCTGGCCCATGAAAATGGCCTGGACATCTCTGCCTATGCGTCGCAATGGGTCAACTGGCTGATTGCACGACAGCGTCTTGATGGCAGTTTCGATCGCTACTGCCGCATCGGTCCGGTCTGGCTGGCTTGCCGGGGAGCCGATGCAGACGACGCATTGCTGGCGATCTGGCTCAAGTTCCTCGACACGATGCCAGCGCAACTCAATAGCCAACCGGCATGGCGCAAGAGTCACGACGCCGCTAGCAAGACGCTGGCCACGCTGCTCGACCGGAAACGCGGCATCTATCTGGTATCGCCAACTTTCCAGCAGGGGCTGTTCATGGACAACCTCGAGGTCTGGTCCTACCAGACTGCGCGCACCGGACTGGCTGCAAGCGTGGGCGCACGTGAGTTCGCTAGAGCAATCCGCAATACCTTCTGGTACGCACCTTCAGGGCGCTTTCTCGTGTCGACCCAACCGGAACAAAAAACCATGTTGCCCGGATTCTATCCGGACTACGTCGCTCAACTATTCCCGCTGCTGGTGGACTATCCGCTGCTACCCGACGAGACCGGCAGCTATTACCGCGCGTGGATGAAGCAACACCGCACGCTCTGGCTTAGCCAGGTCAGCCATGACTATGCATGGGGATTGATCGCCTACGTCGCCCTGAAACAAAACGACAAACCCTCAGCGCAATGCTGGCTGCGCGAAGCACTGCCGTATCAACAAACCGGCCACTGGACCGTGACTGACGAAGTCATTGCGCAGATTTTGCAAAAAAAGGGATTGCTGCCAGCGGCCGCGAATGTTGGCTGCAACTGACGGTGTTTCCGGCTAACCATGACGTAGCACCAGCTCCATCTACACAACTTAAGTGGATAGATAGTCACCATGACTTTTATCAAATAGAGCCAAAAACTCAAATGCTATAAAAGCGCAACGCTTAAAAAGAGTCAGGTTTTTCACCAGTCCCGACCCGAAAATCAGCCCTGCGACTTCTGCCCATGCGCCGCGCAACAAGGATAGAAGGTCGGCCGGAATCGATCCATCGAACAACGACTATCCATCGCAACCCAACCCATCAACTTTCCTTCACTCATGCAAAAAAAAACTTTTCTTACTTGCCTAGGAACACGGCCGGAAATCATCAAGATGGCCCCCGTTTATAAGGCACTGCAAGCTCGCGGACAACACGTACAAATCATTCATACCGGACAACATGAGGCCGTTGCCCACGAACTGTACCGCTTCTTCGATATGCCCCCGGATATCGTCATCAACCTGCAGCGCAAGTCGTCCGCACTGGCGCATCTGACGTCGGCACTGACTGACGGACTTGCGGACGCCGTACGGTCGCTGCAACCCGATGTCATCCTGGTCCAAGGCGATACCAGTTCCGCATTCGTCGGTGCCCTGACCGGCTATTACGACGACATCCCCGTCGCCCATGTCGAAGCCGGCCTGCGTACCCATCAGCGCGATCCCTTCCCCGAAGAAAAAAATCGCGAGTTGATCGGCCGACTGGCGCGCTGGCATTTCCCGCCAACCAAACAGGCCAGGGACAACCTGCGTGCAGAAAATATCGCCAACGACAATATCTTCATGGTGGGCAACACGGTGATCGATGCGGCCCTCTGGACCCGTGACCGTTTGCAACATGCCGCGGGCGAAAACAACCCGGCTATCCCGGAAAATGCACGGACATTCCTGCGCCAGTATCGCGACGATCGACTCATCCTGATCACGGCACACCGACGCGAAAACTGGGGTGCACCAATACGCCAGATCGCGCAAGCGGCAGCGGCCATCGTCGCCCGACATGATGGTGTGGTTGCACTGTGGCCAGTCCACCCGAATCCGGCGGTGCGTAGCGATGTCGAACGTGAAATCTCGGCACTTCCACCGAACGTCAGAGAACGCATCTGCCTGACTGACCCGCTCGACTATCCGGCGCTCATTGATTTGCTGGTGCGCTGTCATTTCACGCTGACGGATTCCGGCGGTATCCAGGAAGAAGCCTCGGCCTTTGCAAAGCCGGTTTTGATCGCCCGCACGAGCACCGAACGCCAGGAACTCGTCGAGGCCGGAGGTGCTTTGCTGGTTGGCACTGACATTGCCTTCATCTGCGAACAGGCGCGTCTATTGCTCGATGACAGCGCGACCTACCGACGCATGCAAGTCCATCAAAGCCCCTTCGGAGACGGCCATGCGGCACAGCGAATCGCTGCGATTCTGGCACCGGCCCCTTCTCACGGAGCCGAAATTGCCAGCTAACTTTTACCGGAGTTGCCACGCCATCGCCTTGTTTGGACTAGTAGCACTGCCAGTCCACGCCGAAACAAGCCAGACTGCGCCGCCGGATGTGCTGTTGCGACCGGCACTGCGCGCATTCGAAGTCACCACTGGCACCCAGCAACTGACTGGCGGTTATTCGTCGTGGCACCACCTCACCGTCCGGGGCGTAATGGAACAGGGCAGGCACTTACTGCAAGGGGAACTGTCAAGCAAGCGCGAATACGATACCGGCGGCACCTTCGCGGGTCTGACCGACACCATCACCCTGGACGACCGGTGGTTTGCCAGTGCATCGATCGGGCTTGGCGATGGTGCTTTCTACTTACCCCGCTATCGCGTTGATGGCTTTCTCTACAAAAAATGGTTACCTGAAAAAAACTTCATCAGTTCGATCGGACTTGGCTATTACGACGCACCCGACGGTCATGTCGACCGCAGCCTCAGCTTGGGCGGAGCGTGGTATTTCGAACAGCCGCTGGTGCTGGAAGCCGGGGTGCGCTTCAATCGCAGCAGTCCCGGCGCTGTGATGACGCGTCAGCAGTTTATCGCCACCAGCTACAACCCCGATCCACGTAATGCACTGTCGGCACGCGTAGCCTGGGGCAATGAAGGCTATCTACCATTGACGCCGGACACCAGCCTGGTGAACTTCAATAGCCAGGAGGCCAGTCTGGCGTGGCGCCGCCGGATCAATCAGAACTGGGGGGGCAGCATCAGCATTAGTCATTACCGCAACCCGACCTACGAACGTAGCGGCATTGATATCGGCTTGTCGCGACATTTCGATTGAGTAATATGCAAAATCAAAAAGACTCCCTTTCCGCACCACTACAAATGCGCAACGCGGCCATCGTATCCGCCGCGCGCGCTATCCAGGAAGCCCGCCAGCACCACGCGACGGCGGGCCAGCATCGTGCTCTGCGCCGACTCACCGCCGGTCCGTCCGTGATTGCGCAGGCGCTTTTGCTACCGACCGTAGTTTGTACGTTGCTGCTGCTTGGCGAGCCATTCATCCTGAACTTCTGGCGTGGCTGCATCCAATTCTGGCTGACACGCCTCGATATCCCGCTCTATGCCGAACAGCAGACGATGGCAATGAAGACCTTGAATTTTGAGTGGATAGGTGCGGCCAACGCATCGTACATGCCGAGTTTCACGACCAAGCTCGCGTCAGCAATGACCACCTTCGTCGTGTTTGCGCTGACTTCAAACATGCACAAAGACAAGTTACCGTTGCAGTACCTGTTACGCATCGTCTGTGTCGTCCAGGCGCTTGCCCTGCTGTTTTTCTGGTACGCACCATCACAATTCCCGTATTCGATTCCGGATCACATGCGCGACATCGTCAGCATGGGAAGCATGCTGATGCTGGCGATACCGGTAATGCTGGCAATCGGCTATTACCTGCTGGACTTGAGCCTGACCGCCAAAATCACCCACACAATGTTCATCCTGAGCTACTTCATCCTGATGATTCCGCACAAGGTCGTCTTGCATACGCTGATTCTCTACAAGATGTCGCTGCTCTACATGCCCGTGCTCTACATCTGCCTCGGTGCTGTCTTCGACATGCTGTTGTTCGTCGCGCTGTATTCCTGGACCGTCAGCATGGTGCCGGAGGAGATCACCCGATAGCCGGAGGATTCCGGATATTTATAGTCAGACCAGCGTCGAGTACCACGCTGATCTCCCACCCGGAATTGCGACGCCGAATCGCGATCGAGATGCCAATTCACCCGCCGATCACTCCGGAAATAGTCTGGTCGATATGCCGGCAAGGAGGCGCACAGCGTCTGCGTAAGCCAGGCAGCCTCATTAATTAAGACAAGGAATTTCGCTTGAAAATCACTAAAAACGGCTGGATATTGCTCGTCATCGCAGCGCTTGCCAGCAGCACGCTGGCCTATGCCATTTGGCCGTCATTCGATCAAAAACGCACATTGGCCTTGCTGGTGGCGGACGGAACCGATGCCGATATCGAAAAAATCTGGCAGCAGGCCGCGCTGGAAGAAGGCATCAAGCTCGAAATCGTCACGGCCAGCCAATTCCTGCGAGCCCGTCCATCCGATCAGAAAAACTATGCGGGGATCGTCGTGCCGGACAAACTACACCGGCGTGCTTCCGCGTATCTGACCGACACGCTGCGGGATTATGTTCGCCAGGGCGGCAAACTCATGCTGGTCTTTGACGCGCTGACCTATGACCTCAGCGGGGCCTATGCTCCTGTCAGTGCGCGACTGTCTGATGTCGCCGGCGTGGAATATGCCATGTACGAAAAATTCGGCAAGGCAGTCGTGCGGGCCAGTCCGGTGATTGGTACCAGCGAGTCCGTCTTAAGCATTGGCATCCCGCCCGGCCGGACCCAGGTGGAGCAGCCGGTCTCGTGGAACAATCA comes from Actimicrobium sp. CCC2.4 and encodes:
- a CDS encoding polymer-forming cytoskeletal protein, with protein sequence MNSTLALLLFCLLCLAMLMLPFIPAVSEWRTPRDHSPLPISRQYANEIDYFTHQFRNDALADIAGARADGKFDYVNGPPEQMSWMDGTRPLIGLEVVHSAAGIRCNRPLYLHADLDCGDNSSLTSVLSNGTIQLGSNGEILEWGHADGSITLGAGCVALRRLSSEVSIELGGRCCFERLSAPTIRLGKTTATAPKKLVSHMPASLNDLPGAIRRTDTLTLVKGNCRLADGHHYTGSLIVTGNLTIGHHTVVNGNVKVRNAVQVGRSACITGSLICENRIDLRDNATVAGPLISETDIVLGSGTTIGRVDAPTTISADNLVAKTGAIVHGAIWARKVGVVWEP
- a CDS encoding YaiO family outer membrane beta-barrel protein; this translates as MPANFYRSCHAIALFGLVALPVHAETSQTAPPDVLLRPALRAFEVTTGTQQLTGGYSSWHHLTVRGVMEQGRHLLQGELSSKREYDTGGTFAGLTDTITLDDRWFASASIGLGDGAFYLPRYRVDGFLYKKWLPEKNFISSIGLGYYDAPDGHVDRSLSLGGAWYFEQPLVLEAGVRFNRSSPGAVMTRQQFIATSYNPDPRNALSARVAWGNEGYLPLTPDTSLVNFNSQEASLAWRRRINQNWGGSISISHYRNPTYERSGIDIGLSRHFD
- the wecB gene encoding non-hydrolyzing UDP-N-acetylglucosamine 2-epimerase, with product MQKKTFLTCLGTRPEIIKMAPVYKALQARGQHVQIIHTGQHEAVAHELYRFFDMPPDIVINLQRKSSALAHLTSALTDGLADAVRSLQPDVILVQGDTSSAFVGALTGYYDDIPVAHVEAGLRTHQRDPFPEEKNRELIGRLARWHFPPTKQARDNLRAENIANDNIFMVGNTVIDAALWTRDRLQHAAGENNPAIPENARTFLRQYRDDRLILITAHRRENWGAPIRQIAQAAAAIVARHDGVVALWPVHPNPAVRSDVEREISALPPNVRERICLTDPLDYPALIDLLVRCHFTLTDSGGIQEEASAFAKPVLIARTSTERQELVEAGGALLVGTDIAFICEQARLLLDDSATYRRMQVHQSPFGDGHAAQRIAAILAPAPSHGAEIAS
- a CDS encoding glycosyltransferase family 2 protein, whose amino-acid sequence is MHQHSDAVRVLFARALIVLAALLIALPLQAQTTSSPANDTPSPVQIEIPSTAQLGAVTDGPVGLTLPESQDPGRLEGGIAQVDNLDNLPARTINIGDAMPTLSDRPLVAMMAALLFMIVLIMALYGVRHFIFTISRLFGKQRHPYIDIDQADWPMITVFIAAHNEEKVIAGCIEALLDTNYPADRLKIVPVNDRSLDRTREIIDGYVARYPGRITPFHRLTGKAGKAAALKDALAYVEGDIVIIFDADYVPGRGLLKQLVAPFFDPEVGAVMGRVVPMNAGTNLLTRMLDLERAGGYQVDQQARMNLRLLPQYGGTVGGVRCSAVHAVGGWHDDILAEDTDITYRLMLNGWKTVYTNRSECYEEVPEDWGVRIKQVKRWSKGHNQVMVRYWYSFLTSPYLSLRERVDGMLLLLVFIVPLLLLCGWFIVLALYFANAGSLLNRLIPAFALMTFSTLGNFAAFFEIAIAVLLDGNRKRLRLLPFNLLCFFISLFAISHASWSLFVDWLFKREMVWDKTVRYRQPPVP